In Gammaproteobacteria bacterium, the DNA window TGCCCCCCGCGTCGGCCGGTAAGTTCGTGGTCTGCAGGGTCACGGTGATGACACCGCTACCGGCAATGCCGACCGAGCGCACCGAATTACCGTAAATGCTGAACTGATCCGGCAAACCGACCGAGGCGTTAGTAGCGGCCAACGAGGAGTTGGTCGCATACCACTCGGACACCCCGGTCTTCGCCGCCGAGGCCAGGCTCAGCGCCTCAGAAACCTTGGCGCGGACCGTATAGTCCTGATAGGCGGGAATAGCAACCGCCGCCAGGATACCGATGATGGCCACTACGATCATCAGCTCGATGAGCGTAAAGCCCTGTTGGAACTTCTTCATGTCATTTCTCCTAAATTTCATGTCTTGCATGTGTGGGTAAAATCCTAAACTCGTCATTCGGTGCTGGCCGCCGGCATCAGCGGCGTGCCAAACACCGTCCCGCGTTGTGCCGTCACACGCAGGCGATGCCAC includes these proteins:
- a CDS encoding pilin; this translates as MKKFQQGFTLIELMIVVAIIGILAAVAIPAYQDYTVRAKVSEALSLASAAKTGVSEWYATNSSLAATNASVGLPDQFSIYGNSVRSVGIAGSGVITVTLQTTNLPADAGG